The DNA window CGACGCGGAGGGCCAATGCCTCGGCACGGCGACGGCGGGCCCACAGGATGTGGGTCAGGGCGACGGCGAACGCAAGGTAAGGCGCGAACAGCGCAAACCCGTGCACGCCTGCCAGATACGCCAGCGGTAGGAATCGAAGTGATCTCACGTTCGCGGCACTGTATCGCGATGCCGGTAAAACTTGAGAGAAAATCGTTACGACAATCCGTGATTATGGTTATCGGACCCGGAACCTCGGGGGACTTTTCCTTCTCCGCCGGGTTGCCGAACGGCTCACGACGGAGACACGCAGAGTTGGTCTCCGTGCCCGCTTGTTGATTCTGCATTTTCGCAACGCTTGACCGTACTCCGTCCTGCCCCTCCAATCGACCCGTGCCATCGCTCCAGAAAACGGTCGTCATCAATGCCGTCGGCCTGACGCCGTCGCTCATCGGTCCTCATACGCCTCGGCTCAATGCACTCGCCGATGCCGGGGCGGTCGCGCCGATCGGGCATGTGTTGCCCGCCGTCACGACGACGGTGCAGTCGACCTACCTCACGGGGAAGTGGCCGGCGGAACACGGCGCGGTCGCCAACGGGTGGTACTTCCGCGACGAGTGCGAGGTGAAGTTCTGGAAGCAATCCAACCGCCTGGTGCAGTCGCCCAAGATCTGGGACATCGCCAAGGCAACGCACCCCGGCTTTACCTGTGCCAATTGCTTCTGGTGGTACGCGATGTACTCCCGTGCGGATTACACGGTGACGCCGCGACCCATGTATCCCGCCGACGGCCGGAAGCTGCCTGACATCTGGACCAATCCGCCGACCCTCCGGGATGAATTGCAGCGCGAGCTCGGCCAATTCCCGCTGTTCAACTTCTGGGGACCGGCAACCAGCATCAAGGCGACCGACTGGATTGCCGAGTCGGCGATTCGCGTCGACCGCAAGTATGACCCCACGCTCACGCTCGTCTACCTGCCGCACCTGGACTACGTGCTGCAGAAGGTCGGCCCGGATCAGGCAATCGCCGCCAAAGACCTTCGTGAACTCGACGATGTCTGCGGCAAGCTCTTCGACCATTTCGAGAAGCGCAGCGCGAAGGTGATCGTGCTGTCGGAGTATGGCATCGAGGCCGTGAACAAGCCGATCGACATCAACCGCGTGCTCCGCCGGGCCGGCCTGATCGCGGTCCGCAAGGAAATGGGGCGCGAACTGCTCGACCCCGGCCAGAGCGTGGCGTTCGCTGCCGCTGACCACCAGGTGGCCCATGTGTACGTCAACGACCGCTCCCGCGTCGCCGAGGTGAAGGCCTTGCTGGAAGACGTCGACGGCATTGAGTCCGTTCTCGATGCCGACGGCAAGCGGGCCCACCACGTCGATCACGACCGCAGCGGCGAACTCGTCGCCGTCGCGGAGCGCGGAGCCTGGTTCACCTATTACTACTGGCTCGACGACGCCCGGGAGCCGGACTTTGCCCGCAGTGTCGACATCCATCGCAAGCCCGGCTACGACCCGGCGGAACTGTTCCTCGACCCCAAGGTGTCGATGGTCAAGGGCCGCATCGCGCTGACGCTGCTGCGTAAGAAACTCGGCTTCCGCACGATGATGAAGGTGATCCCGACCGACGCCACCCTCGTCAAAGGAAGCCACGGCCGTCCGCCCGCAACGCCGGCCGAGGGGCCGATGTTCATCTCCCGCGACAAGGATCTGGTTCCGCCAGGCGAGATCGCACCGACGGCGGTCCGCGATCTCATCCTTCGGCATGTCGGGATTAACATTTGATGGTCCCCTTCCCTCGAGAGAGTCGGCATCACGCACCGGGCTATGGCACGGCCGACTGATGTACCGGTTTCCCGTTCAATGTC is part of the Humisphaera borealis genome and encodes:
- a CDS encoding alkaline phosphatase family protein; the protein is MPSLQKTVVINAVGLTPSLIGPHTPRLNALADAGAVAPIGHVLPAVTTTVQSTYLTGKWPAEHGAVANGWYFRDECEVKFWKQSNRLVQSPKIWDIAKATHPGFTCANCFWWYAMYSRADYTVTPRPMYPADGRKLPDIWTNPPTLRDELQRELGQFPLFNFWGPATSIKATDWIAESAIRVDRKYDPTLTLVYLPHLDYVLQKVGPDQAIAAKDLRELDDVCGKLFDHFEKRSAKVIVLSEYGIEAVNKPIDINRVLRRAGLIAVRKEMGRELLDPGQSVAFAAADHQVAHVYVNDRSRVAEVKALLEDVDGIESVLDADGKRAHHVDHDRSGELVAVAERGAWFTYYYWLDDAREPDFARSVDIHRKPGYDPAELFLDPKVSMVKGRIALTLLRKKLGFRTMMKVIPTDATLVKGSHGRPPATPAEGPMFISRDKDLVPPGEIAPTAVRDLILRHVGINI